One region of Asterias rubens chromosome 5, eAstRub1.3, whole genome shotgun sequence genomic DNA includes:
- the LOC117290344 gene encoding mediator of RNA polymerase II transcription subunit 19-like isoform X1, whose product MTSLKRPAHDTSPKYGGIPSKMPTLVRQRSPVAAKSFLSPPSVDPEPYYLVKDSPGWSYVPTEVTGETNLISHYGLEHSYQRFSSKKVKEQLSAFLPHLPGMIDTVGVQDNSSLRMLIDKPPVGGKEILPLSGPSLAGFKLHPGSIPEQFKLLHHQPVKKHKHKKHKKDHRPPDATEISITGGDQGTEGSHDKKHKKQKKHEDGERKKRKKEKKKKKQRQSPTHPSGTSHNGSGPGRP is encoded by the exons ATGACGTCTTTAAAGCGACCAGCGCACGACACTTCCCCCAAATACGGAGGAATTCCCAGCAAAATGCCCACACTGGTGAGACAGCGTTCTCCTGTGGCGGCCAAGTCGTTTTTAAGTCCGCCAAGCGTCGATCCAGAACCGTACTACCTCGTGAAAGACAGCCCAGGTTGGTCGTATG TTCCAACAGAGGTCACTGGTGAGACCAATCTGATAAGTCACTATGGTCTTGAGCACAGCTATCAGAGATTCTCAAGTAAGAAAGTTAAGGAGCAACTCAGTGCATTTCTACCTCATTTACCAG GAATGATCGACACCGTGGGCgtacaggataacagcagtctACGAATGCTAATCGATAAGCCACCGGTCGGTGGGAAAGAGATCCTTCCACTGTCTGGGCCATCTTTGGCGGGATTCAAACTACACCCTGGATCG ATACCTGAGCAGTTTAAGCTGCTACATCACCAACCAGTCaagaaacacaaacacaagaAGCACAAGAAAGATCACAGGCCACCAGATGCCACTGAGATATCTATAAcag GAGGGGATCAAGGGACTGAAGGAAGTCACGACaagaaacacaaaaagcagaagaAGCACGAAGATGGAGAACGCAAGAAACgcaagaaggagaagaagaagaaaaag cAGCGCCAGAGTCCAACTCACCCAAGTGGTACTTCACACAATGGCAGCGGACCTGGCAGGCCATGA
- the LOC117290344 gene encoding mediator of RNA polymerase II transcription subunit 19-like isoform X3 yields MTSLKRPAHDTSPKYGGIPSKMPTLVRQRSPVAAKSFLSPPSVDPEPYYLVKDSPVPTEVTGETNLISHYGLEHSYQRFSSKKVKEQLSAFLPHLPGMIDTVGVQDNSSLRMLIDKPPVGGKEILPLSGPSLAGFKLHPGSIPEQFKLLHHQPVKKHKHKKHKKDHRPPDATEISITGGDQGTEGSHDKKHKKQKKHEDGERKKRKKEKKKKKQRQSPTHPSGTSHNGSGPGRP; encoded by the exons ATGACGTCTTTAAAGCGACCAGCGCACGACACTTCCCCCAAATACGGAGGAATTCCCAGCAAAATGCCCACACTGGTGAGACAGCGTTCTCCTGTGGCGGCCAAGTCGTTTTTAAGTCCGCCAAGCGTCGATCCAGAACCGTACTACCTCGTGAAAGACAGCCCAG TTCCAACAGAGGTCACTGGTGAGACCAATCTGATAAGTCACTATGGTCTTGAGCACAGCTATCAGAGATTCTCAAGTAAGAAAGTTAAGGAGCAACTCAGTGCATTTCTACCTCATTTACCAG GAATGATCGACACCGTGGGCgtacaggataacagcagtctACGAATGCTAATCGATAAGCCACCGGTCGGTGGGAAAGAGATCCTTCCACTGTCTGGGCCATCTTTGGCGGGATTCAAACTACACCCTGGATCG ATACCTGAGCAGTTTAAGCTGCTACATCACCAACCAGTCaagaaacacaaacacaagaAGCACAAGAAAGATCACAGGCCACCAGATGCCACTGAGATATCTATAAcag GAGGGGATCAAGGGACTGAAGGAAGTCACGACaagaaacacaaaaagcagaagaAGCACGAAGATGGAGAACGCAAGAAACgcaagaaggagaagaagaagaaaaag cAGCGCCAGAGTCCAACTCACCCAAGTGGTACTTCACACAATGGCAGCGGACCTGGCAGGCCATGA
- the LOC117290344 gene encoding mediator of RNA polymerase II transcription subunit 19-like isoform X2: protein MTSLKRPAHDTSPKYGGIPSKMPTLVRQRSPVAAKSFLSPPSVDPEPYYLVKDSPGWSYVPTEVTGETNLISHYGLEHSYQRFSSKKVKEQLSAFLPHLPGMIDTVGVQDNSSLRMLIDKPPVGGKEILPLSGPSLAGFKLHPGSIPEQFKLLHHQPVKKHKHKKHKKDHRPPDATEISITGGDQGTEGSHDKKHKKQKKHEDGERKKRKKEKKKKKRQSPTHPSGTSHNGSGPGRP, encoded by the exons ATGACGTCTTTAAAGCGACCAGCGCACGACACTTCCCCCAAATACGGAGGAATTCCCAGCAAAATGCCCACACTGGTGAGACAGCGTTCTCCTGTGGCGGCCAAGTCGTTTTTAAGTCCGCCAAGCGTCGATCCAGAACCGTACTACCTCGTGAAAGACAGCCCAGGTTGGTCGTATG TTCCAACAGAGGTCACTGGTGAGACCAATCTGATAAGTCACTATGGTCTTGAGCACAGCTATCAGAGATTCTCAAGTAAGAAAGTTAAGGAGCAACTCAGTGCATTTCTACCTCATTTACCAG GAATGATCGACACCGTGGGCgtacaggataacagcagtctACGAATGCTAATCGATAAGCCACCGGTCGGTGGGAAAGAGATCCTTCCACTGTCTGGGCCATCTTTGGCGGGATTCAAACTACACCCTGGATCG ATACCTGAGCAGTTTAAGCTGCTACATCACCAACCAGTCaagaaacacaaacacaagaAGCACAAGAAAGATCACAGGCCACCAGATGCCACTGAGATATCTATAAcag GAGGGGATCAAGGGACTGAAGGAAGTCACGACaagaaacacaaaaagcagaagaAGCACGAAGATGGAGAACGCAAGAAACgcaagaaggagaagaagaagaaaaag CGCCAGAGTCCAACTCACCCAAGTGGTACTTCACACAATGGCAGCGGACCTGGCAGGCCATGA